One window of the Lacerta agilis isolate rLacAgi1 chromosome 17, rLacAgi1.pri, whole genome shotgun sequence genome contains the following:
- the GGT5 gene encoding glutathione hydrolase 5 proenzyme isoform X1, with amino-acid sequence MGLSRGKLCCLALVGLVALAGAAVLAVFLTRSRCAPPRYPRAAVAADTQICSDVGRDILLQGGSAVDATIAALICTAVLNPQSMGLGGGIIFTIYNASTGKVEVLNARERAPQKISGNLLAECNKGFPVGSQWIAVPGELRGYEEAHKRYGKLPWKTLFEPTIKILDPGIRIPEVVGRFLSHPMIQSHLNKTSLRKLFYNKQGAALGAGDLLRWPALVETLRAVAENGADEFYQGPTAEKLVQDIVKEGSILSLGDLRDYRVEVVSPVNISLGDYTVYSAPRPAAGPILLFILNVLKGFNFTKESMGTLTQSAETYHYIAEALKFANGQRVKVDHPAFSQTGEGVMSQLISDSFASHVRQRIDERGDHPASHYDSAQVGTTPFGTSHVSVLAEDGSAVSATSTVNYPFGSMVYSPQTGIILNNELADFCMKRLSDRISPGEMPPSSMTPSILISRNGQSKLVVGGSGGQLIVPAVALTIANKLWFGYDVDKAVKAPILWANSNNSIEVEKAFDEGVVAALHQKGHTVQTVPWSLNVVQAVSKDGPCLFPYSDLRKNGQASGY; translated from the exons GGATATCTTGCTGCAGGGAGGCTCAGCTGTCGACGCTACCATCGCAGCCTTGATCTGCACCGCTGTCCTGAACCCGCAGAGCATGGGCCTCGGGGGAGGCATAATCTTCACCATCTATAATGCATCCACAG GGAAAGTGGAGGTGCTCAATGCTCGTGAGAGGGCCCCGCAGAAGATCTCTGGCAATTTGTTGGCCGAGTGCAATAAGGGTTTTCCAG TAGGGTCTCAGTGGATTGCTGTCCCTGGGGAACTGCGTGGTTATGAAGAAGCCCACAAGCGGTACGGCAAATTGCCCTGGAAGACCCTGTTTGAGCCCACCATCAAGATCCTCGACCCTGGAATCCGGATCCCCGAGGTGGTGGGTCGGTTTCTCAGCCACCCCATGATACAGTCGCATCTGAACAAAACGTCCTTAAG AAAACTATTTTACAACAAGCAGGGGGCCGCCCTGGGAGCTGGAGACCTCCTTCGATGGCCAGCTCTGGTGGAGACCCTGAGGGCTGTGGCAGAAAATGGAGCCGATGAGTTTTACCAGGGACCCACAGCAGAGAAGTTGGTGCAGGACATAGTGAAAGAAG GCAGCATCTTGTCCCTGGGCGACCTCAGGGATTACAGAGTAGAAGTGGTGAGCCCTGTGAACATCTCCCTGGGCGATTACACTGTGTACTCTGCCCCGCGACCTGCAGCGGGGCCCATTCTCCTATTTATACTCAATGTCCTCAAAG GTTTCAACTTCACCAAAGAGTCCATGGGCACACTTACACAGAGCGCTGAGACTTACCACTACATCGCAGAAGCTCTGAAGTTTGCCAACGGCCAGAGAGTAAAAGTGGACCACCCAGCTTTTTCCCAAACTGGAGAG GGTGTCATGAGCCAGCTGATCTCGGACTCCTTTGCCAGCCACGTCAGGCAGCGGATCGATGAGCGGGGAGACCACCCAGCATCCCACTACGACTCTGCCCAGGTGGGAACGACCCCGTTTGGCACCTCCCACGTTTCCGTCCTGGCTGAAGATGGGAGCGCCGTATCAGCCACCAGCACCGTTAACTACCC GTTTGGCTCCATGGTGTATTCGCCACAGACTGGGATCATCCTAAACAATGAACTTGCTGACTTTTGCATGAAGCGGTTGAGTGACAGGATCTCGCCTG GAGAGATGCCCCCTTCTTCCATGACACCATCCATCCTCATTTCCCGCAATGGGCAGTCGAAGCTGGTGGTCGGAGGGTCAGGCGGGCAACTCATTGTCCCTGCTGTCGCGCTG ACTATCGCTAACAAGCTGTGGTTTGGGTATGATGTGGACAAAGCTGTCAAGGCACCGATTCTCTGGgcgaacagcaacaacagcattgAAGTAGAGAAAGCGTTTGACGAG GGTGTTGTGGCGGCACTGCACCAAAAGGGCCACACGGTGCAGACGGTACCATGGAGCCTGAACGTGGTGCAAGCTGTTTCTAAGGACGGCCCCTGCCTCTTCCCCTACTCGGATCTAAGGAAAAATGGCCAAGCCTCTGGCTATTAG
- the GGT5 gene encoding glutathione hydrolase 5 proenzyme isoform X2, which translates to MGLSRGKLCCLALVGLVALAGAAVLAVFLTRSRCAPPRYPRAAVAADTQICSDVGRDILLQGGSAVDATIAALICTAVLNPQSMGLGGGIIFTIYNASTGKVEVLNARERAPQKISGNLLAECNKGFPGSQWIAVPGELRGYEEAHKRYGKLPWKTLFEPTIKILDPGIRIPEVVGRFLSHPMIQSHLNKTSLRKLFYNKQGAALGAGDLLRWPALVETLRAVAENGADEFYQGPTAEKLVQDIVKEGSILSLGDLRDYRVEVVSPVNISLGDYTVYSAPRPAAGPILLFILNVLKGFNFTKESMGTLTQSAETYHYIAEALKFANGQRVKVDHPAFSQTGEGVMSQLISDSFASHVRQRIDERGDHPASHYDSAQVGTTPFGTSHVSVLAEDGSAVSATSTVNYPFGSMVYSPQTGIILNNELADFCMKRLSDRISPGEMPPSSMTPSILISRNGQSKLVVGGSGGQLIVPAVALTIANKLWFGYDVDKAVKAPILWANSNNSIEVEKAFDEGVVAALHQKGHTVQTVPWSLNVVQAVSKDGPCLFPYSDLRKNGQASGY; encoded by the exons GGATATCTTGCTGCAGGGAGGCTCAGCTGTCGACGCTACCATCGCAGCCTTGATCTGCACCGCTGTCCTGAACCCGCAGAGCATGGGCCTCGGGGGAGGCATAATCTTCACCATCTATAATGCATCCACAG GGAAAGTGGAGGTGCTCAATGCTCGTGAGAGGGCCCCGCAGAAGATCTCTGGCAATTTGTTGGCCGAGTGCAATAAGGGTTTTCCAG GGTCTCAGTGGATTGCTGTCCCTGGGGAACTGCGTGGTTATGAAGAAGCCCACAAGCGGTACGGCAAATTGCCCTGGAAGACCCTGTTTGAGCCCACCATCAAGATCCTCGACCCTGGAATCCGGATCCCCGAGGTGGTGGGTCGGTTTCTCAGCCACCCCATGATACAGTCGCATCTGAACAAAACGTCCTTAAG AAAACTATTTTACAACAAGCAGGGGGCCGCCCTGGGAGCTGGAGACCTCCTTCGATGGCCAGCTCTGGTGGAGACCCTGAGGGCTGTGGCAGAAAATGGAGCCGATGAGTTTTACCAGGGACCCACAGCAGAGAAGTTGGTGCAGGACATAGTGAAAGAAG GCAGCATCTTGTCCCTGGGCGACCTCAGGGATTACAGAGTAGAAGTGGTGAGCCCTGTGAACATCTCCCTGGGCGATTACACTGTGTACTCTGCCCCGCGACCTGCAGCGGGGCCCATTCTCCTATTTATACTCAATGTCCTCAAAG GTTTCAACTTCACCAAAGAGTCCATGGGCACACTTACACAGAGCGCTGAGACTTACCACTACATCGCAGAAGCTCTGAAGTTTGCCAACGGCCAGAGAGTAAAAGTGGACCACCCAGCTTTTTCCCAAACTGGAGAG GGTGTCATGAGCCAGCTGATCTCGGACTCCTTTGCCAGCCACGTCAGGCAGCGGATCGATGAGCGGGGAGACCACCCAGCATCCCACTACGACTCTGCCCAGGTGGGAACGACCCCGTTTGGCACCTCCCACGTTTCCGTCCTGGCTGAAGATGGGAGCGCCGTATCAGCCACCAGCACCGTTAACTACCC GTTTGGCTCCATGGTGTATTCGCCACAGACTGGGATCATCCTAAACAATGAACTTGCTGACTTTTGCATGAAGCGGTTGAGTGACAGGATCTCGCCTG GAGAGATGCCCCCTTCTTCCATGACACCATCCATCCTCATTTCCCGCAATGGGCAGTCGAAGCTGGTGGTCGGAGGGTCAGGCGGGCAACTCATTGTCCCTGCTGTCGCGCTG ACTATCGCTAACAAGCTGTGGTTTGGGTATGATGTGGACAAAGCTGTCAAGGCACCGATTCTCTGGgcgaacagcaacaacagcattgAAGTAGAGAAAGCGTTTGACGAG GGTGTTGTGGCGGCACTGCACCAAAAGGGCCACACGGTGCAGACGGTACCATGGAGCCTGAACGTGGTGCAAGCTGTTTCTAAGGACGGCCCCTGCCTCTTCCCCTACTCGGATCTAAGGAAAAATGGCCAAGCCTCTGGCTATTAG